A single window of Gossypium hirsutum isolate 1008001.06 chromosome A10, Gossypium_hirsutum_v2.1, whole genome shotgun sequence DNA harbors:
- the LOC107896675 gene encoding uncharacterized protein, translating into MASSDSNPPLPLGSAPSPPKKENITPVGSKIAELNESRTELLNRIQGLKQDLKNWRSKLDTQVKIYRDELTELKKTLNVEVEQLRSEFQELRNTLHQQQEDVTAGLRNLGLQDVSEGAKEAENPKVKLEGKDEETHTSSIKENGNEVNI; encoded by the exons ATGGCATCCTCTGATTCAAACCCTCCTCTTCCACTCGGTTCTGCTCCTTCACCTCCC AAAAAGGAGAATATCACTCCAGTGGGTTCAAAAATTGCA GAATTGAATGAATCAAGGACTGAGCTACTGAATAGAATTCAAGGGTTGAAACAG GATCTGAAAAATTGGAGGTCAAAGCTGGACACCCAAGTTAAAATTTATCGAGAT GAGCTTACTGAACTGAAGAAAACACTTAATGTGGAAGTCGAGCAACTCCGTTCA GAATTTCAAGAACTGAGGAACACTCTCCATCAGCAACAAGAAGATGTTACTGCTGGTTTAAGAAATTTGGGG CTGCAAGATGTATCAGAGGGTGCAAAAGAGGCTGAAAATCCTAAGGTTAAACTTGAAGGAAAGGATGAGGAAACACATACTTCATCCATAAaggaaaatggaaatgaagtaaaCATATAG